A portion of the Bifidobacterium bifidum ATCC 29521 = JCM 1255 = DSM 20456 genome contains these proteins:
- a CDS encoding elongation factor G, whose product MKKHIVAGILAHVDAGKTTLSEALLYRSGQIRRLGRVDHGDAFLDTDAMERARGITIFAEPAIIRSGDLTITLIDTPGHVDFSAETERVLAVLDYAILVVSGADGIQGHTETLWRLLRRYNVPTFIFVNKMDAPGADRAALLAQLRDRFSDGCVDFENGAPTRSMEDIAMLDESAMNEFLDSGAVADKRLKAMISARSLFPVFFGSALAMEGIDGFLAGFERYTKEIEPGARFGARVYKVSHDEHGNRLTWLRVTGGEIKAKMVLDGDEKADQVRLYSGAKFTTVDALPAGSVCAVTGLTHSRPGQGLGDQCDADAPVLQPVLTYTLLPQGEDPHRCLTALRELDDEDPLLHVVWQERLQEIHVQLMGAVQLEIIQQIMRDRFNLNVGFGPGSILYKETIAHAVEGIGHFEPLRHYAEAHVLLEPGEPGSGLTFATSCSEDVLARNWQRLILTHFAEKEHLGVLIGVPITDMKLTLLTGRAHEKHTEGGDFRQATYRAIRQGLMTALVEGDFSRHDLFDEDAAEDVAEDAAVADAKTARTDESEPSDGSAFASAAARDPGWCRVLEPWYRFRLDIPQDMLGRAMSDIQRMSGTFDPPEMDGQFAVLAGVCPVSEMRDYAMDVNVYTHGTGHLGCVFDGYRPCHNAAEVIEQAGYDPGDDLENTPDSVFCAHGAGYTVKWYRVPDFMHLDRAYDAGQ is encoded by the coding sequence ATGAAAAAGCACATCGTCGCGGGCATTCTGGCTCATGTGGACGCGGGCAAGACCACGCTGTCCGAAGCGCTGCTCTACCGTTCTGGGCAGATTCGCAGGCTCGGCCGCGTCGATCACGGCGATGCGTTCCTCGACACCGACGCGATGGAGCGGGCGCGAGGCATCACGATATTCGCCGAGCCCGCCATCATCCGATCCGGCGATCTGACGATCACCCTCATCGATACGCCGGGGCACGTCGATTTCTCCGCCGAGACCGAGCGCGTGCTGGCGGTGCTGGATTACGCCATACTGGTGGTGTCCGGGGCGGACGGCATCCAGGGGCATACCGAGACGCTGTGGCGCCTGTTGCGGCGATACAACGTGCCGACCTTCATATTCGTCAACAAGATGGACGCGCCCGGTGCCGACCGGGCCGCACTGCTCGCCCAGCTGCGTGACAGGTTCTCCGACGGCTGCGTGGACTTCGAGAACGGCGCTCCGACCCGGTCGATGGAAGACATCGCGATGCTCGACGAATCGGCCATGAACGAGTTCCTGGACTCCGGCGCCGTCGCGGACAAGCGGCTGAAAGCCATGATATCCGCGCGCTCGCTGTTCCCCGTGTTCTTCGGGTCCGCCCTCGCCATGGAGGGCATCGATGGCTTCCTCGCCGGCTTTGAACGGTATACCAAGGAGATCGAACCGGGTGCTCGTTTCGGGGCACGTGTATATAAGGTGTCGCATGACGAGCATGGCAACCGTCTGACGTGGCTGCGCGTCACCGGGGGAGAGATCAAGGCGAAGATGGTGCTTGACGGCGACGAGAAGGCCGACCAGGTGCGCCTGTATTCCGGCGCGAAATTCACCACGGTCGATGCACTGCCCGCCGGCTCGGTCTGCGCCGTCACCGGCCTGACGCACAGCCGCCCCGGTCAGGGGCTGGGCGACCAGTGCGACGCCGATGCCCCGGTGCTGCAGCCGGTGCTCACCTACACGCTGTTGCCGCAGGGGGAGGATCCTCACCGTTGCCTGACCGCGCTGCGAGAACTGGATGATGAGGACCCTCTGCTGCATGTGGTATGGCAGGAGAGGCTGCAGGAGATCCATGTGCAGCTCATGGGCGCGGTTCAATTGGAGATCATCCAGCAGATCATGCGGGACCGTTTCAACTTGAACGTCGGCTTCGGCCCCGGATCCATCCTCTACAAGGAGACGATCGCCCATGCGGTGGAGGGCATCGGCCACTTCGAGCCGCTACGACACTACGCCGAGGCGCACGTGCTGCTGGAGCCGGGCGAGCCGGGCAGCGGACTGACCTTCGCCACATCCTGTTCCGAAGACGTGCTGGCCCGCAACTGGCAGAGGCTCATCCTGACGCATTTCGCCGAGAAGGAGCATCTGGGCGTGCTCATTGGCGTCCCCATCACCGACATGAAGCTCACGCTGCTCACCGGCCGCGCGCACGAGAAGCATACGGAGGGTGGTGATTTCCGCCAAGCCACCTACCGGGCCATCCGACAGGGGCTGATGACCGCCCTGGTCGAGGGAGACTTCTCCCGGCACGACCTGTTCGACGAGGACGCCGCGGAGGACGTCGCCGAAGACGCGGCCGTAGCCGATGCCAAAACAGCCCGGACGGACGAATCGGAGCCGTCGGACGGCAGCGCCTTCGCCTCCGCGGCCGCCCGCGATCCCGGCTGGTGCCGGGTGCTCGAACCGTGGTACCGCTTCCGGCTCGACATCCCGCAGGACATGCTCGGCCGGGCCATGTCCGACATACAACGCATGTCGGGCACGTTCGACCCACCCGAGATGGACGGCCAGTTCGCCGTGCTGGCGGGAGTCTGCCCGGTATCCGAGATGCGCGACTATGCCATGGACGTGAACGTCTACACCCACGGCACGGGCCATCTGGGGTGCGTGTTCGACGGCTACCGGCCATGCCACAATGCGGCCGAGGTCATCGAACAAGCGGGATACGATCCGGGAGACGATCTCGAAAACACCCCTGATTCAGTGTTCTGCGCGCATGGCGCCGGTTACACGGTCAAATGGTACCGGGTGCCGGATTTCATGCATCTGGATCGCGCATACGACGCCGGGCAGTGA